In the genome of Longimicrobiaceae bacterium, the window CCCGGGCACCTCGGGGAGGGCCGGGCGGTCGGGCGGGTGGGGGCTACCGCCTGGAGACGACGCCGCAGGCGATGCGCGGGCCGCTGTTGCCGGGGCCGAGCGGGCCCGTGTTCGTCCGGAGGTCGTCCTCGTTCTGGTGGATGACGAGGGCGGTGCCGTCCGCGTCGAAGAGGTCGGCGATCGCGAACTGCTCGAGCGTGGTGCTGAGACGGCCGACACCGGCGGGGTTGACGACCAGGTTCGGGAGGTCCCCGGCATGGTGGCCGGCCGGGTTGTGGTGCCCGTGCTCCGCGCCGGTCGGGTTGAAGTGCCCCCCGGCGGACGCGAACGCCGGGGTGGTGCTGCCGTCGCAGCGCCCCACCGCGTGCAGGTGCATGCCGTGCAGGCCGGGGGCGAGGCCCTCCACGTGCACGCTGAGGTGCACACGCCCGGCGGCGTCCTCCACCAGTCGCGCGGTCCCCACCACCTCGCCCGCAGGGTTGTGGAGGCGCACCTCCGCCTGCGCGGCGGACCTCTCCGCGGTGGCGGCGCCCGGAGCCGAAACGAACGCGGTCGGGCTGGCCTCCTGCCCGGAAGTCGCGGGCGAGGTGAGTCCGGCGGTGCAGCCCGACAGCAGGAGAGCGGAAGCGGGAAGCGAGATCAGGATGCGGGAGATCATGGGGCCCCTCGATAGGCTCGGGTGTCGTCACGTCCGGGGCGGTCGCCCCGGACGCGAGCGAATATGAGGGGGCGGCCGTGGGGGGGTGAGGGGAGTGCGGTGGTTCCGACCGGCGGTGCG includes:
- a CDS encoding superoxide dismutase family protein, translating into MISRILISLPASALLLSGCTAGLTSPATSGQEASPTAFVSAPGAATAERSAAQAEVRLHNPAGEVVGTARLVEDAAGRVHLSVHVEGLAPGLHGMHLHAVGRCDGSTTPAFASAGGHFNPTGAEHGHHNPAGHHAGDLPNLVVNPAGVGRLSTTLEQFAIADLFDADGTALVIHQNEDDLRTNTGPLGPGNSGPRIACGVVSRR